From Carya illinoinensis cultivar Pawnee chromosome 5, C.illinoinensisPawnee_v1, whole genome shotgun sequence, one genomic window encodes:
- the LOC122312001 gene encoding uncharacterized protein At4g08330, chloroplastic-like — protein sequence MEEKSMCVKERFLNGHQHHGSFSSSSCLSSSRRDVSYSCGSCGYELNLSSGDRNTSTINSKYGKSIKRGIISFFYIDESRFTQMDEIQCIPHFSKYSLGLIRRRTKLLCRKCGNPIGIAYIDRSSHPIVSDGNDSSSSNEASSQRKYDVKIRALQPSSSEKFGIPFSP from the exons ATGGAGGAGAAGTCTATGTGTGTAAAAGAGCGTTTTCTGAACGGACATCAACATCACggttccttttcttcttcttcatgccTTAGTTCTTCTCGAAGGGATGTTTCTTACAG CTGTGGTTCTTGTGGATATGAGCTAAACCTAAGCTCTGGTGATCGAAATACCTCAACCATCAACTCTAAATATGGGAAATCTATAAAGAGAGGGATCAtatctttcttttatattgATGAGAGCAGATTTACTCAGATGGATGAAATCCAATGCATACCTCACTTTTCTAAGTACTCCTTGGGCTTGATCCGCAGAAGAACCAAACTTCTTTGCCGCAAGTGTGGTAATCCAATTGGAATTGCTTATATTGATAGGTCATCGCACCCTATTGTATCAGATGGAAATGACTCTTCCTCAAGTAATGAAGCATCAAGTCAACGAAAATATGATGTTAAAATCCGTGCCTTACAGCCTTCATCTTCTGAAAAATTTGGCATTCCGTTTTCCCCGTGA